In Gallus gallus isolate bGalGal1 chromosome Z, bGalGal1.mat.broiler.GRCg7b, whole genome shotgun sequence, one DNA window encodes the following:
- the SERINC5 gene encoding serine incorporator 5 isoform X1, translating to MSAPCCAGQLACCCGTAACSLCCKCCPKIKQSTSTRFMYALYFILVTIICCVMMSTTVANEMKTHFPFYEQMCKGIQAGEMCEKLVGYSAVYKVCFGMACFFFFFCLFTIKINNSKSCRAYVHNGFWFIKLLLLAAMCSGAFFIPDQDTFLNAWRYVGAAGGFLFIAIQLILLVEFAHKWNKNWTASANHKQMWSGLLALVTLILYSVAVAALVLMALFYTRSEGCLSNKILIGVNGGLCLFVSLVAISPCVQNRQPHSGLLQSGVISCYVMYLTFSALSSKPPETILDENNQNITICVPEFSQGLHGDENLVTGLGTTILFGCILYSCLTSTTRASSETLRGIYAAPETEVARCCFCCTLDGDADAEEHVEKRGGQTVIYDEKKGTVYSYTFFHFVFFLASLYVMMTVTHWFHYESAQIEKFFTGTWSIFWIKMVSCWFCVFLYLWTLVAPLCCPTREFSV from the exons TTGGCCTGCTGCTGTGGTACTGCTGCTTGTTCCCTGTGCTGCAAATGCTGCCCCAAGATAAAGCAGTCAACAAGCACCCGCTTCATGTACGCACTCTACTTCATCCTGGTGACTATTATCTGCTGTGTCATGATGTCAACGACAGTAgctaatgaaatgaaaacacac tttccctTCTATGAGCAGATGTGCAAAGGCATTCAGGCAGGTGAGATGTGTGAGAAGTTGGTGGGATACTCTGCGGTGTACAAAGTCTGTTTTGGAATGgcctgtttcttctttttcttctgcttgtttaCCATCAAAattaacaacagcaaaagctgcCGAGCATATGTTCATAATGG ATTCTGGTTTATAAAGCTTCTACTTCTGGCAGCAATGTGCTCGGGAGCTTTCTTCATTCCTGATCAGGACACTTTCCTCAATG CCTGGCGCTATGTAGGAGCAGCTGGAGGTTTCCTTTTCATTGCCATTCAGCTCATCCTGCTTGTTGAGTTTGCACacaaatggaataaaaattg GACTGCAAGTGCAAATCACAAGCAGATGTGGAGTGGTTTGCTCGCCCTGGTCACGCTCATCTTGTACTCTGTTGCTGTGGCAGCCCTGGTCCTCATGGCTCTTTTCTACACGCGCTCAGAGGGCTGCTTGTCTAACAAGATCCTGATTGGTGTCAATGGTGGCCTGTGCCTCTTTGTGTCACTGGTAGCCATATCACCCTGTGTCCAGAATC GCCAGCCCCATTCTGGTTTGCTGCAGTCAGGAGTAATCAGCTGCTACGTCATGTACCTCACTTTCTCAGCACTATCCAGCAAGCCCCCAGAGACCA TCCTGGATGAAAACAATCAGAACATCACGATATGTGTGCCTGAATTTAGCCAAGGACTACATGGAGATGAAAACCTGGTTACAGGCCTGGGTACTACCATTCTCTTTGGCTGCATTTTGTATTCTTG TTTGACCTCAACAACACGTGCAAGCTCTGAGACATTGAGGGGAATATATGCAGCACCTGAAACCGAA GTAGCTCgttgctgcttttgctgcacGCTTGATGGAGATG CTGATGCGGAGGAGCATGTTGAAAAAAGGGGAGGCCAGACCGTGATTTATGATGAAAAGAAAGGCACAGTGTACAGCTATACCTTCttccactttgttttcttcctggctTCACTCTACGTAATGATGACAGTAACTCACTGGTTCCA CTATGAAAGTGCTCAGATTGAGAAATTCTTCACTGGAACCTGGTCCATCTTCTGGATTAAGATGGTCTCCTGTTGGTTTTGTGTCTTTCTCTATTTATGGACTCTTGTTGCTCCGCTCTGTTGCCCAACCAGAGAGTTCTCAGTGTGA
- the SERINC5 gene encoding serine incorporator 5 isoform X2 yields the protein MYALYFILVTIICCVMMSTTVANEMKTHFPFYEQMCKGIQAGEMCEKLVGYSAVYKVCFGMACFFFFFCLFTIKINNSKSCRAYVHNGFWFIKLLLLAAMCSGAFFIPDQDTFLNAWRYVGAAGGFLFIAIQLILLVEFAHKWNKNWTASANHKQMWSGLLALVTLILYSVAVAALVLMALFYTRSEGCLSNKILIGVNGGLCLFVSLVAISPCVQNRQPHSGLLQSGVISCYVMYLTFSALSSKPPETILDENNQNITICVPEFSQGLHGDENLVTGLGTTILFGCILYSCLTSTTRASSETLRGIYAAPETEVARCCFCCTLDGDADAEEHVEKRGGQTVIYDEKKGTVYSYTFFHFVFFLASLYVMMTVTHWFHYESAQIEKFFTGTWSIFWIKMVSCWFCVFLYLWTLVAPLCCPTREFSV from the exons ATGTACGCACTCTACTTCATCCTGGTGACTATTATCTGCTGTGTCATGATGTCAACGACAGTAgctaatgaaatgaaaacacac tttccctTCTATGAGCAGATGTGCAAAGGCATTCAGGCAGGTGAGATGTGTGAGAAGTTGGTGGGATACTCTGCGGTGTACAAAGTCTGTTTTGGAATGgcctgtttcttctttttcttctgcttgtttaCCATCAAAattaacaacagcaaaagctgcCGAGCATATGTTCATAATGG ATTCTGGTTTATAAAGCTTCTACTTCTGGCAGCAATGTGCTCGGGAGCTTTCTTCATTCCTGATCAGGACACTTTCCTCAATG CCTGGCGCTATGTAGGAGCAGCTGGAGGTTTCCTTTTCATTGCCATTCAGCTCATCCTGCTTGTTGAGTTTGCACacaaatggaataaaaattg GACTGCAAGTGCAAATCACAAGCAGATGTGGAGTGGTTTGCTCGCCCTGGTCACGCTCATCTTGTACTCTGTTGCTGTGGCAGCCCTGGTCCTCATGGCTCTTTTCTACACGCGCTCAGAGGGCTGCTTGTCTAACAAGATCCTGATTGGTGTCAATGGTGGCCTGTGCCTCTTTGTGTCACTGGTAGCCATATCACCCTGTGTCCAGAATC GCCAGCCCCATTCTGGTTTGCTGCAGTCAGGAGTAATCAGCTGCTACGTCATGTACCTCACTTTCTCAGCACTATCCAGCAAGCCCCCAGAGACCA TCCTGGATGAAAACAATCAGAACATCACGATATGTGTGCCTGAATTTAGCCAAGGACTACATGGAGATGAAAACCTGGTTACAGGCCTGGGTACTACCATTCTCTTTGGCTGCATTTTGTATTCTTG TTTGACCTCAACAACACGTGCAAGCTCTGAGACATTGAGGGGAATATATGCAGCACCTGAAACCGAA GTAGCTCgttgctgcttttgctgcacGCTTGATGGAGATG CTGATGCGGAGGAGCATGTTGAAAAAAGGGGAGGCCAGACCGTGATTTATGATGAAAAGAAAGGCACAGTGTACAGCTATACCTTCttccactttgttttcttcctggctTCACTCTACGTAATGATGACAGTAACTCACTGGTTCCA CTATGAAAGTGCTCAGATTGAGAAATTCTTCACTGGAACCTGGTCCATCTTCTGGATTAAGATGGTCTCCTGTTGGTTTTGTGTCTTTCTCTATTTATGGACTCTTGTTGCTCCGCTCTGTTGCCCAACCAGAGAGTTCTCAGTGTGA